One window of Ailuropoda melanoleuca isolate Jingjing chromosome 3, ASM200744v2, whole genome shotgun sequence genomic DNA carries:
- the SETD9 gene encoding SET domain-containing protein 9 isoform X1, giving the protein MLGRLLRGLWQRWRRYKYRFVPWIALNLNHNPRTLRYVPEESKDKLISDEDVLGTLLKVFQALFINDFNKQSDILTMLPETVKSKYHDLLSVQHPRVKLLEYRHQQQSTFKPEEILYKTLGFSVARATSSLISAGKGVFVTRGLVPKGAVVSMYPGNGTVSALPRVSYLSINISSSTVYQKYEPIFFQSIGNPFIFRCLDGVLIDGNDKGISKVVYRSCNGRDRLGPFKMSDSTWLTSEICNPLAVGQYVNNCSNDRAANVCYQEFDVPAVFPIELKQYLPNIAYSCDKQSPLRCVILVALRDIKQGEELFSNYYTIVS; this is encoded by the exons ATGCTGGGCCGCCTGCTGCGGGGCCTGTGGCAGCGATGGCGCCGTTACAAGTACCGCTTCGTTCCTTGGATCGCGCTGAACCTAAACCACAACCCAAG GACCCTCCGATATGTTCCAGAGGAATCCAAAGACAAACTTATCTCAGATGAAGATGTCCTAGGAACATTACTGAAAGTTTTCCAGGCTCTATTCATAAATGATTTCAATAAGCAATCAGATATCTTGACTATGCTTCCAGAAACTGTTAAATCAAAATATCACGACCTACTCTCAGTTCAACATCCAAGGGTGAAACTGCTTGAATACAGACATCAACAGCAAAGTACCTTTAAACCAGAAGAAATTCTTTATAAGACATTGGGTTTCAGTGTTGCCCGAGCAACTAGCTCATTGATTTCTGCTGGAAAAGGTGTCTTCGTTACCAGAGGATTGGTACCAAAAGGCGCGGTTGTATCTATGTATCCTGGTAATGGCACAGTTAGTGCTTTGCCAAGAGTTTCCTATTTATCGATTAATATAAGTTCAA GTACAGTATATCAGAAGTATGAGCCAATCTTTTTCCAATCCATTggaaatccatttatttttagatGCCTGGATGGGGTACTCATTGATGGAAATGACAAAGGAATATCAAAAGTTGTATACAG ATCTTGCAATGGGAGGGATCGACTTGGCCCTTTCAAAATGAGTGATAGTACATGGCTAACATCAGAAATTTGTAATCCACTGGCTGTAGGACAGTATGTCAACAATTGTTCAAATG ACAGAGCAGCTAATGTCTGCTATCAGGAATTTGATGTGCCTGCAGTTTTTCCTATAGAGCTGAAGCAATATCTTCCAAACATTGCCTACAGCTGTGACAAACAAag
- the SETD9 gene encoding SET domain-containing protein 9 isoform X2, whose translation MLGRLLRGLWQRWRRYKYRFVPWIALNLNHNPRTLRYVPEESKDKLISDEDVLGTLLKVFQALFINDFNKQSDILTMLPETVKSKYHDLLSVQHPRVKLLEYRHQQQSTFKPEEILYKTLGFSVARATSSLISAGKGVFVTRGLVPKGAVVSMYPGTVYQKYEPIFFQSIGNPFIFRCLDGVLIDGNDKGISKVVYRSCNGRDRLGPFKMSDSTWLTSEICNPLAVGQYVNNCSNDRAANVCYQEFDVPAVFPIELKQYLPNIAYSCDKQSPLRCVILVALRDIKQGEELFSNYYTIVS comes from the exons ATGCTGGGCCGCCTGCTGCGGGGCCTGTGGCAGCGATGGCGCCGTTACAAGTACCGCTTCGTTCCTTGGATCGCGCTGAACCTAAACCACAACCCAAG GACCCTCCGATATGTTCCAGAGGAATCCAAAGACAAACTTATCTCAGATGAAGATGTCCTAGGAACATTACTGAAAGTTTTCCAGGCTCTATTCATAAATGATTTCAATAAGCAATCAGATATCTTGACTATGCTTCCAGAAACTGTTAAATCAAAATATCACGACCTACTCTCAGTTCAACATCCAAGGGTGAAACTGCTTGAATACAGACATCAACAGCAAAGTACCTTTAAACCAGAAGAAATTCTTTATAAGACATTGGGTTTCAGTGTTGCCCGAGCAACTAGCTCATTGATTTCTGCTGGAAAAGGTGTCTTCGTTACCAGAGGATTGGTACCAAAAGGCGCGGTTGTATCTATGTATCCTG GTACAGTATATCAGAAGTATGAGCCAATCTTTTTCCAATCCATTggaaatccatttatttttagatGCCTGGATGGGGTACTCATTGATGGAAATGACAAAGGAATATCAAAAGTTGTATACAG ATCTTGCAATGGGAGGGATCGACTTGGCCCTTTCAAAATGAGTGATAGTACATGGCTAACATCAGAAATTTGTAATCCACTGGCTGTAGGACAGTATGTCAACAATTGTTCAAATG ACAGAGCAGCTAATGTCTGCTATCAGGAATTTGATGTGCCTGCAGTTTTTCCTATAGAGCTGAAGCAATATCTTCCAAACATTGCCTACAGCTGTGACAAACAAag